GCTTTTCGATGCCCATCACGGTAATGAGGGTCTCCGGCAGGGTCAGGCACATACGGCCATTGCCCTCGGACTCCACGATGTTGATGGTGCCGGTTTCTGCCACGCCGAAGTTGGCGCCGGAGATGGCAACCTTGGCCTGCATGAACTGCTCGCGCAGGAACTGGCGGGATGCCTCGGCCAACTCTGCTGGATTAGCCTGCAGGGTGTCATCGGTATTTGGCATCTTGTTGACGAAGATATCGCGAATCTCCGCGCGGTTGCGGTGGATAGCCGGAACCAGAATGTGGGACGGCTTATCCTCGCCCAGCTGCACGATGAGCTCGGCCAGGTCGGTCTCGCGAGCGTTGATGCCCGCGGCCTCCAGGTGCTCGTTCATGCCGATTTCCTGGGTGGCCATGGACTTAACCTTGACCACGTCGGTCTCGCCGGTAGCGCGAACCAGACCCTCAATGATCTGGTTAGCTTCCTTGGCGTCGCGTGCCCAGTGGACGACGCCGCCGCGAGCCTTAACTGCCTCTTCGAACTGCTCGAGCAGCTCCGGCATGCGGGCGGCAACGTCTTCCTTGATGGCGGAACCTGCAGCGCGCAGCTCCTGCCAATCGTCCAGCTCCTCCACAGCGTTGGAGCGCTTCTCACGAATGGAAGTGGTGGCGTGCTGCAGGTTGTGGCGCTGGGTGGCGTTGTTCAGGCCAACGTGTGCCAGAGGAACAAAGGCCTTGCTGCCGCGCAGGTTGCCGTAGCCTTCCGGCGCGCGCGGTGGGGTGGTATCGAGGAAAGAGGTCATTAGAGCATCGTCTCCTTGGAGTAAGCGGCGGAGGTCGGAGTCCATGGGTGCTCCTTGGTGGAAGCCAAGATCTCAGCCATGTGAACGGCGCGGACGCCGGAACGCTGGCGGCTCAGGGCGCCACCGATGTTCATCAGGCAGGAAGAGTCACCGCCGGTGACGAATTCTGCCTCGGTCTCCTTGATGTGGCGAGTCTTATCGGTGACCATCGCGCGGGATACCTCTGCGTTCTTGATGGCGAAGGTGCCGCCGAAGCCACAGCATTCTTCCTTATTCGGAAGGGTGACCAGTTCGATGCCTTCGACTTCTTGCAGCAGCTGCATCGGGCGATCGCCCAGCTTCAGGAAGCGCAGGCCGTGGCAGGAAGAGTGGTAGGTCACGCGGTGCGGGAAGAATGCGCCCACGTTAGTAACGCCCTCGACGTCTACCAGGAATTCCGGCAGGTCCAGGGTCTTCTGGGTGGTCTTGCGAGCGCCGTCGACGTCGGCGGAGCTGCCGTAACGGTCGGCGATGCGCTCGTGCTGCTCACGAACGGCACCCACGCAGGAACCAGAGGCAGCAACAACGTAGTCAATGGAGGGATCTGCGAAGGCATCCGCATAGGAGCGGATCATGCCCAGGGTTTCCTTCTGGTAGCCGGTATTGATGTGCATCTGGCCGCAGCAGGTCTGCTCCTCCGGGAAGACCACCTCGTGGCCCAAGCGGGAGAGAACCAGTGCCGTTGCCTTTTGTACGTCCGGGAAAA
This genomic stretch from Corynebacterium tuberculostearicum harbors:
- a CDS encoding lactate utilization protein B; amino-acid sequence: MTSFLDTTPPRAPEGYGNLRGSKAFVPLAHVGLNNATQRHNLQHATTSIREKRSNAVEELDDWQELRAAGSAIKEDVAARMPELLEQFEEAVKARGGVVHWARDAKEANQIIEGLVRATGETDVVKVKSMATQEIGMNEHLEAAGINARETDLAELIVQLGEDKPSHILVPAIHRNRAEIRDIFVNKMPNTDDTLQANPAELAEASRQFLREQFMQAKVAISGANFGVAETGTINIVESEGNGRMCLTLPETLITVMGIEKLVPTFQDLEVFLQLLPRSSTAERMNPYTSMWSGVTEGDGPQNFHLVLLDNGRTAALSSPIGHQALKCIRCSACLNVCPVYERAGGHAYGSVYPGPIGISLTPQLTGMKDHNDPSASLPYACSLCGRCDEVCPVKIPLSDVILENRHQKVTHATPPIEPKLFKTIQLLWSNPKLWNKATHMVALGRILGGTNKTIESLPLFMSGWSEGRDTAVPPKKSFRQWFESEEGKELLAEAREESKK
- a CDS encoding (Fe-S)-binding protein, with the protein product MRIALFSTCIGDALFPDVQKATALVLSRLGHEVVFPEEQTCCGQMHINTGYQKETLGMIRSYADAFADPSIDYVVAASGSCVGAVREQHERIADRYGSSADVDGARKTTQKTLDLPEFLVDVEGVTNVGAFFPHRVTYHSSCHGLRFLKLGDRPMQLLQEVEGIELVTLPNKEECCGFGGTFAIKNAEVSRAMVTDKTRHIKETEAEFVTGGDSSCLMNIGGALSRQRSGVRAVHMAEILASTKEHPWTPTSAAYSKETML